In Nyctibius grandis isolate bNycGra1 chromosome 13, bNycGra1.pri, whole genome shotgun sequence, the sequence CTTGCTTCAAAGGAAACCATGTGAAACAGTGTGTGATACTGACAGAAAACTATAAAATGAACAAGACTCATAGGAATCTTGGCCTACAAATTGAAAGTCTGTAGTTATTTTAACAAAGAGCTAGTGTTTCAAATATGTAAGCAACTTTGCATCTGCTCAGTTTTGCATTATAAACATTTCTTACctgtgtaattttattttctcctttgagGTACTCAGTTCATAGGGTAACCATCTGTATTAATAACGCGTTTCAAGTAACTTTGGGTTGTAAGCTGTGCGATGTGATGAGGGTAGTGACTGTTCAGTCTTTAATCAGGACAGCTGTCCAACAAATTTTAATCTAGAATGCATGAGCATGTAAATTGCATACTGTGTGAGTAATAGCAGAAAAGGGACCTTTCTTAGAGCTGCAACACTTATGGTATTATAGGTCTGAGTGTACTAATATTCACCTATTATAGGAACTTACATCCATTATTGCCTATCATGTagaatattttgtgtttaagGCTTTAGCTTGGTTTTGGGAATTCACATGTTCACATTCAGAGTATcacctttgaaagaaaaatgcaagttttattctcagcttttattaaaaatgctgtCCATTGTATAACTGTTGTCCAGTTTGCTGCATTAGGAATTGAAATTGTGCCACTAAACTTTCTTCTTTGCTAACATAACACTACAGTTATAGAGCTGTTCCATATGTCTTGACAAAAACAGGCAAGGAAACAGTGGCTGTTTCAGATTGTACACTTCAGATTTAGTGACATGGAAAACCTTTGCAGGTCTCTTGCAAAATTACAAGATAATCACTAATAGACTGTCTTAATTTCAGAGTACTTTGTATCACAAGCAGTCATTTTTATATGGTTATTTAGCACAATATTCTTTTGCTTCTCTATTTCTTTGAGAAATTACTACGTTCTGTCAACTTACTGGTCTACAAGTGTAAGTTCATACAATGTTTTGAACACAACAGACTCTGTCACTATTATGAGCATTAACCAGAAGTTGGTCTTTTTCCTATTCCTGTCAATAATGAAGCCCACATTACAATTTGTGGCCTGAGAGAATATTCATTACAATGTCCAGGTAGTCAGTACCCCATTGATTTAACGAAATACTGTGGTGAGATACTGTGATACTGCAATATGTATGTCCAGAGGCAAGTTACGTGTAGACTTCAGGTGCACTTTGTCACGTACAGTCCTGTCCATAATACTAGAAGCTCCTCTAGCTTGTCACATTAACTGTCCATGTGTCATtgattatgtatttattaatcTACCTAAatgttacaatttttaaaatctctctaattttttatttacatgacAGCCCAAAACAGCTCCGAAAAGGACATTTGGATCCATTACAAACGATCAGGTAAATATACGGTAGGGACTGTTCAACAAGAATATCAGTTTCATTATTTCAGAGACTACTTTGTGCATGAATACACTGAAAAGGATATTATGAAAATTGAATAAGGTAACAGAGTTGCTTATTGCCCTAATAAAGAATCTTGTGATCAGGGCCAAAGCCTCTTAAAGCTAATCCTGGCGCTGAGATGGATATAACCTCGTTTTGCCTCGAATAGATAGGTTACAATGCTTAAATTGTCCTTTTAGATTACGAAAGTcaaccttttttatttctcactccCATCCTTCTGTAGCGGTGGAGATAATAATGTAGCAGATTATTTTTACCAGTCAGTCATTTTAATGGCAAAAGGTACTATATAAATGTTAATTATCTTTTATGCTTTTCCTGTGGACTCATACCCTTCCTAGTGTGAGCAAAACCTTCAGATCCCTGGGATAATGTGGTGACTGAGGTGCAGTTCAGTCCAAATAACTATCTGACCCTAATAAAAATTTTCACTTCACTGAGGTGTTAATGATGATAGAACCATTTATTTCAACATCCAGAATGTAATCCTGAAGGGTTTTCTTCATGTTTCTCTCTGGATTTTTAACTCTCAATTTCTTTGCTCCTAAGGGAGAGAATTAGATATTTATgatcttaaaaatgtttcttgaatgtctcatcattttttttttttttgagtgttcAAAGTGGGAGAACTTTTCATTcttagaaaatgcatttgttaaAATGCAGCATAATGTCACACCATACCTTATTCCTTAAACAACATGAAAATCTTGCTTGAATTAGGAGGaagtataattttatataactctttttttttttggtggtttaaAAAGATGTATAAACCTGTTATGAATAGCAAGAAATactcttggaaaatattttttaatagaagattACTCAAGTGTTAATTATCAACTTGGAAAAGATCTTTgcattctcttctgtttctccagTGGTTTACTGCTAGCGATGGGGAATTGAAGCTCTATATTTTGTATCAAACTCCTAtgttataatgaaaaatatctttctcatacttgatagttaaaaaaaatcagagatggATATGCATATGTATAGCTGCATGTATTCAAAGTCTATATGAAGTGTTTGTTGTAGTTGGGGGATCTAATGACAGAGTAATCAGTGCCCATCTGTCAACTTGTGTACAAATAAGTAAAGATAGCTGACAGGTTTTTGTTTCCTCTAgcttctgttacttttttttctggaaatctaTGTTAAAGCATAGTATATAGAATTCATCAAATCTCAGTAATTACGAAATTTATTGCAAATAACTGCTAGCCAGATTGAAGATGAAGAGAAAACTCACACTCCGCCTTCATGAAGAATAGAATTACCATTCTAAAATGTAACCTAATTGGTTCAAAATTTGTATCTtgatttagaaattatttgcaaggcttttattttcatatggCTTCTACTAAAGAAGTCAAAGCTAcgtttgttttattgtttcaaaATGTGTTGCAGTTCACTTCAGACTGTCCCTAGTTGCCACTTAATGTTGTCACAAATACTGTGCAAGTGGCACAGTAATTTTTGAAATGTGGATGAATAGTTCTTTTCCATGAAATAAGTTATTACTTATGTAGGGTCAAATTCTGGCTTTGAGAAATCAATGAAAGAGTACAGCCTTACACAGACTCAGACCTATAAATGCATTCACTGAATGGTGGGTAGCAAGATAGAGTGAATACAAATCTTTTACaagtaatgagaaataaggaaCCCTGCACACTGAGTACGTTTGCTTTCCCTTTGGTCTAAAGTGTCTCAAATCAGTTTAGAACACACATGCAATTGCATGGGTAAACTCAAGAGACAAGCACAATAAACAGAGCAAGAACCAGGCTGGATGCAGCTGTTCATTATTACAAGTATgacacataaaaagaaaatcctaatTAGTCAGCATCTTTAGAGATGCTGTCTTTTTCTGATCATCCTATACAATCAGCCTTAGTGATCTCTGTTCTAGCTCTGCCCTTATGGAAGATACAGCTGGAAAACTGCCTTTAcatcctttcttcctctgaaggGTGAGAGATGGGAGAAGAGAGGATAATAGTGATGTTCTTAATCCCTGCTTGTCTGAAGAGAGAGCAGAAGAGGGAATAAAGTTCTAGATTCCAATCTTTATTTTAGCAGAGTCCTTTGTCAACACTAgtgctttaaaagaaactatGTTTGTGCAATGTATGTAGCATTTCTTCACAATCCAGGGGTGTTAGGTGTTCAACAAACCCCATGAAAAACATCTGATTATTTTCAAATTGATCTCATAGTTCTGTGATAGTTTTTAGAGTGAAAAAAGATCTTATTTTCTCACTGGGATTGTAATTTTCactacaaatataaaatatataatgatgaagaaaggaatagttttaatgagtttttaaatatatttctaataAACTGTTATGACTTAGTTTTGTCTGTACCATCTAATGCCTGAATTATGTAGTAAGCCTCTTCTCAATGATGGCATTGGGTTTTTATGCTAGTAGTTTCAGATCATGTCCAGAGTTGCTCCACGAAGAGAGAAACTGtccctttttcttgttttccttgaaatttAATATTGGTTTTGGTCCTTCAGTGTGGGTATACTGTCTTGCCTTTGGACATGGTTGAACTTTGGCTTCATTCCTCTTCTCCATACTCACTCATACAATAGAGAAACCAAATTACATCTATCCAGGAGTTTAATATCTTTTCTGTAGAAATAGAGAAattggttaaaaaaacaaaataagacaCACCACTACTCCTTCCAAAATGCAACCCTGCCTCCCCgcccccacctccccaccacgcctgttttttccaaagtatctgttttcttcccatgTTTGCTCTGAAGCTTTGCTAAGGCTCTGGAGCTTAAAGCAAAATCAAATATTGCAGAATAAAGgtaaatatataaatgtgtatCACTGTATAcagcatatataaaaatttgTGTACCATGACAATTTCAGAACATTAATGAGGTGTTTCTCTATTTAAATATGCTGTCATGCTAAAATATGTTCTTTCTGTGTCTTGTAGGGTCAAAATGTATTTGGTCTTGATATAATTGAGACACCTGAGGGAGATAAATGGCCTCAACTGATTGTCCAACAGATCCTGGATAGGGAGCAGAAGGATACCTATGTGATGAAAATTAAAGTTGAAGATGGTGGAAGCCCTCCAAGATCTAGCACTGCCATCCTTCAAGTCACAGTGACTGATGTGAATGATAATCGCCCAGTCTTCAAAGAGAATGACATTGAAGTTAGTGTTCCAGAAAATGCTCCAGTGGGCACCTCTGTTTCTCAGCTCCATGCCACTGATGCAGACCTGGGCTCAAATGCACAAATCCACTTCTATTTCAGCAATCAGATCTCCAGTTTGGCCAAGAGGCTGTTTGCCATTGATAACACCACTGGCCTCATCACTATAAGAGAACCACTAGACAGGGAGGAATCTCCTGTACACAAATTAACTGTTTTGGCAAGCGATGGCAGTTCAACTCCATCAAGAGCAACAGTGACTGTTAATGTCACAGATATTAATGACAATGTCCCATCAATAGACACAAGATACATCATCAATCCAGTGAATGGGACAGTGCTTTTGTCTGAGAAGGCTCCCCTTAATACAAAAATTGCGTTGATAACAGTAATGGACAAGGATGCTGATCTGAACGGGAAAGTTACTTGTTTTACAGATCATGATGTCCCTTTTAGGCTAAAGCCGGTGTTTGATAATCAGTTTCTCCTGGAGACAGCCACGTTTCTAGATTATGAAGCCACACGGGAATATGCCATTAAAATAGTGGCTTCAGATTCAGGGAAACCTCCCTTGAACCAGTCTGCAATGCTTCTGATCAAAATTAAAGATGAGAATGACAATGCCCCAGTTTTTACGCAGCCTATCATAGGTCTTTCCATCCCTGAAAACAATGCTCCTGGTACTCAGCTAACCAAGATAAGTGCTACGGATGCTGACAGTGGGCGCAATGCTGAGATCAGCTATATCCTGGGTTCTGATGCACCCCCTATTTTCAACCTTGACCGCCGTACAGGCATTCTGACAGCAGTGAGAAAGCTggacagagaaaagcaagacagGTACTCCTTCACTGTGCTGGCTAAGGATAATGGGATGCCACCCTTGCAGACCAATGCTACTGTGACAGTGTCAGTCCTGGACCAGAATGATAACAGCCCTGCTTTCACACATAATGAATATAATTTCTATGTGCCAGAAAACTTACCCATGTATGGCACAGTGGGGCTTATCACAGTTACAGATGCTGACTCTGGAGAGAATGCTGCAGTCACTCTCTCTATATTAAATGGTAGAGATAATTTCATTATAGATCCACTTACTGGTGTAATAAGACCTAATATTACTTTTGATAGGGAACAGCAGGGGTCATATACTTTCCAGGTGAAAGCTGTGGATGGAGGAAGACTGCAGCGTTCCTCAACTGCCAAAGTGACCATCAATGTTGTTGATGTAAATGACAACAGGCCCGTTTTTGTTATCCCTTCATCTAATTATTCGTATGAGTTGATTCCAACATCAGCCAGTCCAGGGTCTGTAGTTACTAAAGTCTTTGCAGTTGATAATGACACAGGAATGAATGCAGAGCTCCGCTATAGCATCATAGGTGGGAACTCAAGGGGCTTGTTTACAATTGACCAATTAACAGGCAATATTACTTTGAAAGAGAAGGTAATTACATCAGATCATGGCTTGCACAGACTGGTGATAAAAGTCAATGACCTAGGACAGCCAGAGTCTCTTTATACTATAGCTCTTGTGCATTTGTTTGTGAATGAGACAGTCACCAACAGTTCCTATGTACAAGAGCTAGTGCGCAGGAATATGGAAACACCAGTTGGCCAGAATGTTGGGGATGGTGAGATAACCCCACAAACCAATGATTATGTCAAGATCATCATTGCCATTATTGCGGGAACTATGACAGTTATTCTGGTaatttttgttactgctttaGTACGATGCCGCCAGACACCTAGGCACAAGGTTGtccaaaaaaacaagcagagtgGTGAATGGGTTTCCCCGAACCAAGAGAACAGGCAgatcaagaaaaagaagaagaagaagaagcgCTCTCCAAAAAGTCTTCTCCTCAACTTTGTGACTATTGAAGAATCTAAGCCTGATGATCCTGGCCATGAGCACATAAATGGCACTTTAGACATTCCTGTAGAGCTAGAAGAACAGACTATGGGAAAATATAACTGGGCCACCACACCAACCACATTTAAGCCTGATAGCCCAGATTTAGCAAAGCACTACAAGTCTGCTTCTCCGCAGCCTACCTTTCAAATTAAACCTGAGACTCCTGTACCCCCCAAGAAGCACCATGTCATTCAGGAACTGCCTCTAGATAACACCTTTGTGGTGGGCTGTGACTCACTCTCCAAGTGCTCATCAAGCAGCTCGGACCCTTACAGTGTTTCTGAATGCAGCTGTCAAGGAGGCTTCAAGACCCCAGGCCCCATACACACCAGACAGGTAATGGAAATTTTAAGGtactctctttctccttcccttcttacTTTACTATTCCTATAACTCTAGCTCCAAGCACTGCAAAATAACTCTTTCTGCAACCATTAAAAGTTTGAAAGGTCATGTTTGATCGAGGCATTGAAAAGTAAACAATTTGAGATTCATCAGTGTTaagggagaaaattaaaataacgtGACTGTTGACTGTAAGGAAACTGCATGATTACCTTGGCGGGTGTTCCTGACTGCAGATGGCAGTGTGGCACTTCCCGCCTTACTGCAGTACCTAGTGCAGCTCGTTGTGGTCCTGTCCTCTGTAGTACTGTCTGCTCAAGAACTGAAGTCATCTAGGACAGGTGGAAAGCAATAAAGCTTTACAGGATCTGATAAGTGGTTCTTAATATTAATGGCATCTGGAATTGCAGCCTTCATTTGGGCATAGCTTTACTTCAAGGTCTCTCAAAAGCAGGCAAGGATTTTCCTCTGAGACTTTCAGTGCCATCTTCAGACTAGAAACATACCAGACTACTTAAATCTGGTGGAATGACACAGTTAACAGGCATAGTTAGGGGAAAATTAGAAGCATTGGTATAATTGCTCTAACTTATTTGCTGCTGTGCCTGATAAACCAGATATTAGCTTCTCAGAAATTCAGTACAGCAAAGGAAATGTCTAAAGAATCCTcagcttaaaattaaaaataaaatgagaaccAAAGTACTTTTTGTTCTTCAAGACCCTACAGAAAGGCTTTAAATCACTGGAAATTGAATCTAATGTCTGTCCATATTCTGGAAAGTTTCGTTAATAATAAACTTTGCTGTTTGtctgtttatttctctttcttcataaaTAGCACAAAGTTTTCAATGCAAATAGTTTTCTAGTTAAGCTTTAATTGGTCAAGGAATTAATCATTAAAGAACGAATATCTCAAGAGAGTTTATTATAGTATTGATATTTTAATATCATTGCTTGGGAACAAATTCTCAGCATGACTAAGTCTGTTAGACTTCTTGCTCCAGCTGagtttttgaatttttttctgtgggctTTGTTTTATTACTACTATAGCAATAACAAAATGTGCGTAAAAAAAGCTCCTCGTTCAAAAGTACTTatgatatttttgaaaattgcaggatgggttgtttattttattctgttttattcctcTTAGCAACACAAATCTGTGCAGCAGTCCATATGACTACGCTTTATAAAACTTTAATCTTTTTCTGAGATGCATtaacagaaaaactgaagggaaaacaaaaaagaatttcttttttctaagaCATGACAGCAATGAAAAACGTATAGCTTTTTGAGATTTGAGTATTTTCTACTAAAGATATTTGAATGTGTTAAATTACACATTTAGAAAAGCTTCTTGCTAATTTGTTCATCTGTTTGAACTCTCACACCTCTCAGGAGGGTGGTGctgttttcagcatttctgtagtCCTGTTCTAAGTGATTTTTCAGTTGGGTTCTGGTGTAGTTCTTCTGAGCCAAAAAGGTTCTGCCATTGTCTGCTCAAATACACTTTGTCATGCAGTAATGCTGCtaacaaagaaagcaagctcATGACTCTAGGTTTTTACTAACATAGTTTTTCCATCAGAAGAGGCTTTTAAAGTAGAATGGAAAGCAATTCTCTTCTGCAGAAGTTGGTTGGGGAAAAGAGCGTTTCCTTTTATCTGTGCCTTAAAGGTCAATGACAGGGGCTTCCTATCTGCAAGAGCAGAATAGaactgttggggttttttttaatactcattACCTGATATTAGCTTATCTTCATATAGCTGTACCTGAACTTATATTACTATGATGCACTGAATGTATCAAAAACAGATCAATGTTACTGTTTGTATTGATTTTGTTAAATCTACAGTTATCCTTCTTTTaggtttatttttgcttatgaaAGTGATCACAGTGTTGGAGAAAGTATAACTACTCACTATCAGTGGCCTTTTACCCTAATTTGAAAACAAGATTTACCTTTAAACATGtgaattcacattttcattacttatctaaataaaatataagtaaTTTCATAAATAAGTTTATTTACATAGATTGAGGAAGAAAGACCATTAGAGTTAAATCCTTTGTGTTGTACTGTGATCACAAAGGCAGAATTATATTTTATGATAAcggaaaacaagcaaaataaaaaaagtcagtctTAATCCTAAACTGGTTTTGTACATTGTAGTCTGTATAGTTTTATCTCCTGTGGGGCTGTAGAAGTGACTTAGACTTGTCACTGTTAGCCAGTAAAGAAAcgaaacaaacacaaacaagcTTCTGCCACAGTACTTCAGATGTCATGCTGTCCCACCATCCTCGGCAACTAACAGGATGTTTGTGATTAATGATGCATTTGTGTCGTGCACACTCTGAATCTTCAGAAAACTGTAGGACAGCCTGGAGAATTGAAGGATAATAAGTTCAGTTAAAAAGGGAGATGTTTtagtttgaaaaacaaaaataatgtctAATGTgagaatattttactttatcACTAACAATTACTGTAATGCATCCCTTTTACAAGCCAAAAGCTCTCTGAAGGAGACTAAAGAAGATTATGTTCACTGTGAAGATCTCTCTTCAGTTTCTAATGCGTGCTGATACTAAAGGGCTGCACATCTCAgctgtttttggttttgtccaTGCAAGACTTTCTACTCtgatatttgaaataatattgagttaaagctaaaaatatatgtttgcCTTTGAAGCTCTAAATTTTGTGTATGTCTGAATGGTATTGATTCAGgtctttaaagaaaggaaattatgtCTTTGCTTTACTGCTAAATTTGTCTAAGTGATctataaaatgacagaaaatcatTATAACAGTTGTACTCAAAAAGAATGCAAGAGAAGATTGAAAGGTTTTgctactaaaaaaaaccccaaaatatctCTTTAGTGGTCATGTGGGCAAATAAATACAACAATGCAACAGCTGAAATTTTTATGGAGAAGGAGTCAGAGACTCCTGAAGTAGCGGAGGACACATTGAATCGTGAACTACAGGAAGTTGAAGAGGGAAAAGTATGGTCCTCATGTAATCACCCATAAGGGAGAGATCAAGCTTCTGTTGCACTTGTACGTGAGAAAGGGCAAGGGAGAGagatattaatattattttgaagtTACACGATAGGAATTAATAAATACTAGTGACAGTAGACCTTCAGAATAGCATGCTTTCTTTTGGGATGTAGTAGAGAATTCTTTTAAGGAAGTTTTACCAAGTGATAAATTGTGAAGGGGCTTCTTATTCATAATTAGGTTTTTCAAACTGGGATATTTGGAGGCTCATAAAGTCAAACTGACTTTCAGCGTCATcagattttcattattttggcAGTCGTGGGCCTCATAGAAAGATGCATTTCTTTGGTAGAAAAACATACAGCACCTTTGAAGTTTATCTGTCTGCAAGCTTTGTACAAGCTCGATTACTTTTGACATTTACCTTAGCGAGGGCAGACTATATGAAGTATTCCACACTGACACAAATCTTCTAATTCGTTTTGCATTTGCGTTGGaatgatgaaaagaaaggagacgTTCTTCCAGTCTAGTTTTGATGCAGTATGtaacacaattttaaaatctgaaatcttTGCTCAAGTACTTCAAACAACATTCAGACAATTCAAATGCCTGTCTAGGTATCAACCTATCTGTTCAAAACATGCAGAATTATAGAGTACAATGTTATCTCTGGTAGCTTGGTTCAATGAAGCTACTGCCACAAAGGTTCATTAGAACTTCCTAtgccttctccttcttcttgtCCCTTTCTTTTAATTGATGCTATTTCAGAcattcttttcatttgaaaatagtATCATGCACACTAtaagaacagaagaaatctttgaaaataaacaccTAGTCACTGAGGAAGGGTCCTGTGACCTTTTATCATTTTAAACTTTAACTTAAGAACAAGTTTTATCTGACTTTGTGAACATGAAAGTGGCACTGGAGGACTTGGTTCAGTTTCAGTCCACCTCTTCCACTGATAGAGCTGGAAGGTGCAATCATGCTCTGAATCTGTGATTACATGCTTTATGGTCCTTCTCCCTGCTTCACAGTGGACTGTACGTTAATTTAGCTCCACTGCTAGTACACTATACCGTCTTTGGGAAGTTGTTGAGGGGGTGAACATGCACacaggttgattttttttttcatatttactaATGCAAATCTTCATTAGTTGATTTTAGTTGCCAGGATCCTGTCATCTGTGAATGTATCCATACTTATGAATAGAAATTTCAGATGACAGAGTGATCTCTGTGGAACTTGTTTGTTAGAAACTGACTGGAGATAGACATTATATTCCTTATGGAAATCTGAACAGGCAGTAGACctcatttaaaatacactgcCTTTTGGGGGACTTGCTGTCTCATTAGCGATTGCTTAGACCTGCTTACAGTTACGGTATATTTGGTTTTCTGATTCTGATTTGAAATGTGGTGAAAAGTTGTTATAGCTTCCACCCACTATGAGAACAGTGTGCTTAGGATGTGAACTGAAAGAATATTGCACTGTTCCTGAAATGAGTAACTCTGAAAACTCACCTGTTATATAAATCTTTAGCTACAggatttattgttttgtttaataacAGTGAGACTATTGAGTTTAAGTTAGTATACTGTAATCATCAGTAGGCGGTGCTGACGTTTCTGGTATGTAAAAGGGTATAGAGATAACACTGGTACTTTGAATTGACAGATGCAGAGTAAATTACACtcaacattttcttctaaatatcaGCTAAATAGCTGTTGGTAGAAGCCCTTCCTAAAAGCCATTTCAAAATTGATTACTATGATTCTAAATATTCttgttattttctcttaattttctggCTGGTAATTTTGCTGGTAGTTCTGATATGCTGCCATGTatatacatttcagaaaaaaatgaaattcacatCTGGAGAAAAGATTTCTATCTGAAGGATAAGTGAAAGTCTGCAACTCAGAAGTTACTGAGTAGTTACTTAAATGTGCAGTACTAGTGAAGTAGTAAAGCTGGtcaagaaaatgcttttcctctgtggaacattttaaagaaaatcttgttCACAATTGTTctttcaatatatatttttcactgaaaaagtgTGGGGTAAAATATCTGGGAAGTTCCGGCATTAATAATTGGGTGATTTTTATGCAAGCTAGAACCATATGCAACTCTTTCCAATAGCAACTTGCCTTGGGGTAGTAGCAGCATAAATTTTCCTAAACATTAAATGCATTTCACCTTCATTTTTCGGTAGGATAACTGAAAAggttattcttttctctttgtgatccaactttgttttttcaaatgacCTATAGCTGTAAACCATTGTCAACAATGAAGTCTGATGTAACTGCAGTTTAATTTTCACACTTCTTGcttttcctattttctcccAGAAGGTATTTCACTCAATAATCTGCAGATGATAGCAATTTCCTGACCAGTGAGTGGGTAGTGTCTTGGTGACTGTGGTATTGatagtgttttctttcctgtgaaagAATCGATCTGAATGGcttaatttctgtgaatttttagGGCTCTAACTCTGTTGATGATAAATATAGATTAAAGATGCAAAACAACTcttgaaatcaaaatattttatactctTAGAAATGATGCTCTTGAATGAATTCTGCTAAAACCCTGTAGAACATGTTCTAGGTAGTATGGTAGTCTTCTGAAACTATAATCTTGCAACAGCATTTGGGGTTTTGAGctgataaagcaaaaaaaaaaaaaagtaagaaaccTAGAATAACAGACATAGAAGCCATTTCTGTGGTTCCTTCTGTTTTGGCATTTTTGCTATGTATGTGTAGATGTGTTGAGATCTTTACTTGTGTATAGAAACCTGAAAACAAGCACACATCAAAAATGATTGGTTACGTGGAACTGCAGTAGTTCAGTACTTCTCAGACCATACAGTGATTGAGATGGTAGAAATTTGGAAACAAACTTTACAATATATGGGGAAAATTACGCAGGAAAGGGCTTTTCTCATGCTGTTTCTCTGTTTGCCAGCTCTGAACGTCATCGCATCTGATGTTATATACTGAAGTCGTACGTGTACACAATGATGTTAAGCCAGCAAACATGGAAACAAGGAAATAGCACGAGAAAGCCCTTTGTCCTGTCTCTGATTGCCGAAGAAATTTATCGTCTGATCTCCAGAGGGGTTTGGAAGTGACGATGAACTGTTCAAGCTGCCCTACTGAAAGGTATCAAGGgcaagaattttttaaaaagaaaagacaaagaaattttAGTACATTGTGCTATAGTGTTCTATAATGTAGTTTtgctaagaaaaaagtaatgtgACCCATCCTTCTCCACGGTTGGCGATTACGGTAAATCTATTTTGTTTGTAATCATCTTCTTGTCCcaaattttttccttatttat encodes:
- the PCDH11X gene encoding protocadherin-11 X-linked; the encoded protein is MDLLSGTYLLAVLLACIVFQSGAQEKNYTVREELPENVLIGNLLKDLNLTLDPDVPLSSPLQFKLVYKTGDVPLVRVEENTGEIFTTANRIDREKLCSGIFSENRCFYEVEVAVLPDEVFRLVKIRFLIEDINDNAPLFPSTVINISIPENTAINSRYSVPSAIDPDIGVNGIQHYELLKGQNVFGLDIIETPEGDKWPQLIVQQILDREQKDTYVMKIKVEDGGSPPRSSTAILQVTVTDVNDNRPVFKENDIEVSVPENAPVGTSVSQLHATDADLGSNAQIHFYFSNQISSLAKRLFAIDNTTGLITIREPLDREESPVHKLTVLASDGSSTPSRATVTVNVTDINDNVPSIDTRYIINPVNGTVLLSEKAPLNTKIALITVMDKDADLNGKVTCFTDHDVPFRLKPVFDNQFLLETATFLDYEATREYAIKIVASDSGKPPLNQSAMLLIKIKDENDNAPVFTQPIIGLSIPENNAPGTQLTKISATDADSGRNAEISYILGSDAPPIFNLDRRTGILTAVRKLDREKQDRYSFTVLAKDNGMPPLQTNATVTVSVLDQNDNSPAFTHNEYNFYVPENLPMYGTVGLITVTDADSGENAAVTLSILNGRDNFIIDPLTGVIRPNITFDREQQGSYTFQVKAVDGGRLQRSSTAKVTINVVDVNDNRPVFVIPSSNYSYELIPTSASPGSVVTKVFAVDNDTGMNAELRYSIIGGNSRGLFTIDQLTGNITLKEKVITSDHGLHRLVIKVNDLGQPESLYTIALVHLFVNETVTNSSYVQELVRRNMETPVGQNVGDGEITPQTNDYVKIIIAIIAGTMTVILVIFVTALVRCRQTPRHKVVQKNKQSGEWVSPNQENRQIKKKKKKKKRSPKSLLLNFVTIEESKPDDPGHEHINGTLDIPVELEEQTMGKYNWATTPTTFKPDSPDLAKHYKSASPQPTFQIKPETPVPPKKHHVIQELPLDNTFVVGCDSLSKCSSSSSDPYSVSECSCQGGFKTPGPIHTRQHTKEMGRPQTPLKETTLEPWTQPQTNARSSGKKSGKPQRRVTFHLPDGSQESCSDSGLGDHEPTSGASTSHPLPLGFPQEEFYEQASPNSRTEGDGNSDPESSK